Proteins from one Telopea speciosissima isolate NSW1024214 ecotype Mountain lineage chromosome 1, Tspe_v1, whole genome shotgun sequence genomic window:
- the LOC122671989 gene encoding metacaspase-1, translating into MHLLVNCSNCHTPLQLPPGAKSIRCALCQAITHIADPRSIPTPPPHQPHDYHSTSVPPPSPPSPYNHAPPGPPPTVHGRKKAVICGISYRYSRHELKGCINDAKCMRYLLINKFSFPESSILMLTEEETDPHRFPTKQNIRMAFYWLVQGCQPGDSLVFHYSGHGSRQRNYNGDEVDGFDETLCPLDFESQGMIVDDEINAAIVRPLPRGVKLHTIIDACHSGTVLDLPFLCRMSRSGQYVWEDHRPRSGIWRGTNGGEVISFSGCDDDQTSADTSALSKITSTGAMTFCFIQAIERGHATTYGSILNSMRSTISGTGNDLGGGPVTSLLTMLLTGGSLSGGLRQEPQLTACEPFDVYTKPFSL; encoded by the exons ATGCATTTGCTTGTGAACTGCTCCAACTGCCACACACCGCTGCAACTCCCGCCAGGAGCCAAATCGATAAGATGCGCCCTGTGCCAAGCCATAACCCACATCGCAGACCCTCGCAGCATCCCTACTCCTCCTCCCCACCAACCCCATGATTACCATTCTACCTCTGTGCCacctccctctcctccctctccctacAACCATGCTCCTCCTGGGCCTCCCCCTACTGTGCACGGTCGCAAGAAGGCGGTGATATGCGGCATATCGTATCGGTATTCCAGGCACGAGCTCAAGGGCTGCATCAATGATGCCAAGTGTATGCGTTACCTCCTCATAAACAAATTCAGTTTCCCTGAATCCTCCATCCTCATGCTTACCG AGGAAGAAACTGATCCACACAGGTTTCCAACTAAGCAGAACATAAGGATGGCATTCTATTGGCTTGTACAAGGTTGTCAACCAGGAGATTCTTTAGTgtttcactactctggtcatggTTCACGGCAGAGGAATTATAATGGGGATGAGGTTGATGGATTTGATGAGACCCTATGTCCCTTAGACTTTGAATCTCAGGGAATGATTGTTGATGATGAGATTAATGCGGCAATTGTTAGACCTCTTCCTCGTGGGGTTAAGCTGCATACAATTATTGACGCTTGCCATAGTGGAACTGTGCTAGATTTACCATTCCTCTGCAGAATGAGCAG GAGTGGGCAGTATGTATGGGAGGATCATCGCCCGCGATCTGGGATTTGGAGGGGGACGAATGGAGGGGAAGTCATTTCCTTCAGCGGTTGTGATGATGATCAAACATCTGCTGATACTTCC GCTTTATCGAAGATCACTTCAACAGGTGCTATGACATTCTGTTTCATTCAAGCAATTGAGCGTGGACATGCAACTACATATGGGAGCATACTAAATTCAATGCGGAGTACCATCAGTGGGACGGGTAATGACCTTGGTGGTGGTCCTGTGACATCTCTCCTCACCATGCTTTTGACAGGAGGCAGTCTAAGTGGGGGCTTGAGACAG GAGCCACAGTTAACAGCATGTGAACCATTTGATGTTTATACAAAGCCCTTTTCCCTATGA